GTGCGCTTTCAGTTGCCGCCGGGCTCGATAAGCCCGTATTTCTCGAGCTTGTAATACAATGTGCTGGTATTGATCCCCAGGCAGCGCGCGGTCTGGGTCTTGTTGCCGCCGTTGCGGCGGAAGGCCTGGCCGATGATGCGGCGCTCGATGTCCTCCAGCGTGGCGGTCAGGTCCAGGCTGCCGGCGGCGGGAAGGCGCAGGTCGAGGCCGCTTTCGGCCAGGGGGGGAAGGTCCACGGCGGTGAGGCTCTCGCCGCGGCAGAGGACGATGGCCCGCTCGATCACGTTCTCCAGCTCCCGCACGTTGCCCGGCCAGGCGTAGACGGAAAGCGCCTCCAGGGCATCCCGACCGATAGGCATCGTGGGACGGTTCATCCGCCGGCAGACCTTGGCCGCCAGGTTACGGGCCAGCAGGGGGATGTCGCCCTCGCGCTCGCGCAGGGCCGGCATGTGCAGCGGTACAACATGGAGGCGGAAGAACAGGTCCTCCCGGAACCGTCCCTCGCGCACCTCGGCTTTAAGGTCCTTGTTCGTGGCGCTCACCAGGCGCACATCCACGGCCAGGGTTTTCTCGCCGCCCACGCGCTCGAACTCGCGCTCCTGCAGCACGCGCAGCAGCTTGACCTGCACCGTGGCCGAAATGTCGCCGATCTCGTCCAGGAAAATGGTCCCGCCGTGGGCCAGCTCGAAGCGTCCCTTGCGGCTCTTGACCGAGCCGGTGAACGCGCCCTTCTCGTGGCCGAACAGCTCGCTCTCCAGCAGGCTTTCGCTCAGCGCCCCGCAGGCCACCTTGACAAAGGGCTTGTCCCGGCGCGGGCTCTTGAAATGAATCTCGCGGGCGGCCAGCTCCTTGCCGGTGCCGCTCTCGCCGGTGATCAGCACGCTGGCGTCCGTGGCCGCCACCCGCTCCAGGGTCTCGAACACCTCGCGCATGGCGGAGCTTTCGCCCACGATCTGGCCCAGGCCCGCGGCCTCCTCCAAGTCGGCGCGCAGACGCTCGTTCTCCTCGGCCAGACGGCTGCGTTCGGCGGCATCCGCCCGGGCGGCCAGGGCTTTCTGCACCCGCAGACGGAACTCCTCGGGCGTGAAACCCTTGGTCATGAAATCCACCGCCCCCAGCTTCATCGCCTCCACCGCCAGCTCCACCGAGCCGAACGCGGTGATGAGGATCACATCCGCCCCGGGCTGAAGCTTCTTGGCCGTTTCCAGCACCTCCAGGCCGTTGGCCCCGGGCAGCTTGAAATCGGTGATCACCAGGTCGTAGCGCTTGTGGCGCAGGCACTCCAGGGCCCGGTCGCCGCTTTCGACCGCCTCGGCTGTGAGGCCCATTTTGGTCAGGGTGATCGCCAGGGCGTCGCACAGCGTGCGGTTGTCTTCCACCACCAGGACAGCGGGCATGACGCACTTTCGCAGAGGGGTTTGAAATCG
This portion of the bacterium genome encodes:
- a CDS encoding sigma-54 dependent transcriptional regulator; amino-acid sequence: MPAVLVVEDNRTLCDALAITLTKMGLTAEAVESGDRALECLRHKRYDLVITDFKLPGANGLEVLETAKKLQPGADVILITAFGSVELAVEAMKLGAVDFMTKGFTPEEFRLRVQKALAARADAAERSRLAEENERLRADLEEAAGLGQIVGESSAMREVFETLERVAATDASVLITGESGTGKELAAREIHFKSPRRDKPFVKVACGALSESLLESELFGHEKGAFTGSVKSRKGRFELAHGGTIFLDEIGDISATVQVKLLRVLQEREFERVGGEKTLAVDVRLVSATNKDLKAEVREGRFREDLFFRLHVVPLHMPALREREGDIPLLARNLAAKVCRRMNRPTMPIGRDALEALSVYAWPGNVRELENVIERAIVLCRGESLTAVDLPPLAESGLDLRLPAAGSLDLTATLEDIERRIIGQAFRRNGGNKTQTARCLGINTSTLYYKLEKYGLIEPGGN